aaattcaacgGGGAAAGGAAAGGAGGGCTTTTTCTGTTTCTCATTACGCCACTACCAAAATTACTCAAGCGCAGCCACGTGGGGCAAACCCGACCCGAGAGCTTGCCAGGTCATACACCACCCGGAACCCCTGCTGCTGGATGTTACCGATTATGGACAACCCGCCCATCGTACCCGCGAACGCAAAGCAGAAGCTCCCGCTACTGTCCACGGGGATCAAGTAGTTCGTGGCCGGCAGCGAAACGTCAGCGTTTCGGAAATGCAGCACCACGGTCGGGACTTTCACCTCGCTTTTACCCGACAAGTCGAAACACGTGTCGAACAGAGAGAACTCCGGCGCCCGCTTCAGACCCGATGTCCCGGCCCGGAAAGCGTCACGGAGAGAATTGTAAGCGACTCGGGTCAGGCGGGTCACGGACGTACCCGAATCCAGAATGACACCTCCGTTTCCAGCCGGGTCGAGCTTGAAAAGCGACGCCGTGATTCCCCGGACACGTGTCCCGCCGACACTGATACCGATGAGCTCGACGTAGTAAAACGTGTCCAGTTTCGGGTTCGCGATTAGCGGAGTGAACCGGGCAGTCCGAGAAACGGCCGAGTCACCGAAGACGACGGAGGACGGTTTGGACGAAGCGGACCGGTCCACTAGACAGTACGAGAATTTCTTGTTGAACCGGACCCCGGTCTGGGTGGGAAATGATAACTTCCCCCGGCCGAGCCCCAAAAGCCCCGCCGCACCGACGAACAAGCCCTCGTTGTCGTGGCCGCATCCGAGCGCCACGCGTCCCACTTTGGTGCCTCGAAATGTCAGCGTTTCGGTGGAGAAGTCGCCGACAGTGAACGAACCGTCGCCGTAGGAGACTTGGTAGAGGCAGGTCTTCCTGGCTTTGCAGCCCGAGGAGTCGAGCTTCCGGCATAGAGGGGACCCACAGGGGATGGTGGAGAAGGTTCCGGATTTCCTCGGGTCGAAGACCGGGTCGGTCTGGGAATAGCAGCGCTTGCAGGGAGCGCATTGGAGCCAAACGACGTCGCTTCCGGTGTCGAGCACCATGTAGACGTACTTGGGAGGCGTGCCGACGCCGAGGCGCGTGAAGTACTCGCCGCTGCCCTGCGCGAGTCCCGAGACGACGGAGCTGCTGAAACCCCTGATGGGTACGCGACCGCCTCTGGCTGTTCTATTCGGCGACGCGGCGGCTGCGGCGATGGAGCTTAGGGTTTTGACGCGGACGGCGTCGCGCTGAAGGCGGAGGTTGAAGAGTTGGGAGGGGGTCTTGTTGAGGGACAAGGCGTCCAAGTGATGCAACTGTACGGACAGAGTGTTCGGGTCCGTGCTGGTTGTCGGGTCGGGTTGTACGGTCTCGGACACGGATTCGGGCCATGAGAGGGTGGGTGGGTTGGGTAGGGGGTTGAGGACGAGGGTCTGGTGCTCGAGGGCGGtggtgagagagaggaaaatggCGGTGAcggaaaagaagagaaggccAAGTTTGGATTTCCCTTCCATTTTGGATCGCAgagtttagagagagagagagaggaaatgaAGTTTAGGGATGGAAAGAGAGGAGAGTATAAATAATtggagtgagagtgagagtgagtGTGGGAATTCTGAAAAAGCCGGTTCTGCAGAGGCTGAAGTTAATCAGTTTTTTGGTTGGGGGTAAAGATGTCAGATAGTCAGGTTTATTGTGTTTATCtatgaaggaagaaaaaaacaaaaacaaaaaatagttaataattttttcaccAATTAGAACCTAAACTAATTTGGTAAGAACTTAAATATGATTTGTTGGAATTAGATGGAAGTTTATCCTTcaactaattttatttatgatatgtAAGTGAAAGGACAAAAGTGTCCCTGGGGGGCCAAACAAATGTCCTGAGTTCATTTGCTTGGGCTGGTGAAAGTTGTGTTTGTATTAATTATTGTTAATGAATACTTTATTTATATCAACAAAGATTAATTGGTGAGTTTGAGCTGGCCAAGACCACTTTGAGACTAGTAGTGGAATGATTTTTCCATTTGATTAAGACAAGGTGTTGCTATtcttatatttgttttatcaTGTGATCATTTTCCGTTGTAGTATTATGATAAAAAGCAGAATTTGTTCATCATCTTACTTTAAGCACATGGGAATCAAACTCGAGTATAAAAAGTCAAGTATAACGTCTTAATCAACTAATTTAACGCCCACATATGCTCATTCTATTTTGTTAATTCTAACTTACACGATCTAAGATGGAAGATGGTGTTTATTCATCGAATTATACTGTGGTAATCAATATCATGGGTgtgtaaagtttttttttaaaaaaaaaaattgcatattGGACTTGCTGATTGCCGTGACCAAATTCCAACAATCTCGGCAAGATTTAATGTGGATTGGTCACGAGATGACCCATGAATCCTGACGTATCATTTAATCATATCTAACCATTCAGATCATTATACCTTAGGGTTTgactttggaaaaagaaaacatgaaattcCCATGCAGCAAgccagaaaaaaaagaagacataaTATTATATAAGAGTCTCAAGAAATTCATGCCTCCTCCATGCTTGTTTGTCACGGTGGTGTTTCCCCGTGACTCTCTATCTTCTCatctttgatttttgttttcaaattaatatatacatataaatttaaaaaacctaATGAAGTACAGAATCTAAGTACCAGATTTGTCTTGCAAAGTTTCGAACTTTCGAACTAGAGCTTCACATGGTGGTTTTCAACAACAGGCCAATAtgagtaaaatatttattttcgagacttcaaaacaaaatatagaaaatggATCTACATTGTCACACACTGTCAAGGTTTCACGAGAGTTCGAATTTGAGACTACTGGTCTACAAGTCAAGATCTTTTTCCACTAGGTTAGACCGGCGTCGACGAAAATTGATCTACAATTCAGTTGCATAGTTTGGTTCTCGGTTGAGAAATGGaatgaaaatgatgaaaaatATATCTGGTTTCATGCAGATATGTAGGAGTCAGGATTAAgaatttgaaataaattataactAGTAAACATTgtcactttaaaaaaaaaaatgaaagagaaaagggTTTCTGGTAAGGATGGTTAGGCTGAAGAGTTAAAGAGTAGGGCCATGGCCCTGCGCCAACATGAGCAACCTTATAATTGAAGCCTACTTGAATAACCGCGTGGGGCAAGCACTAAAGCTAAAAAGAGcaggaaaaaaagaggaacCAGCAACTGGAAAGAGCATAAAAGAGTGGCAGAGACTCAATAAAGCATTGCAGGCTTAAAATTTAGGCCACAAAAGACAGATCTGCATACCCAACAAGATGACCTTTTCCAAACACCCAAGTTAAATTCAATGATACTGCAGCTAgtgatcttcttctttttttctttgagcaaaagaaataaagttaagaaattcaatttatactaattttattttgacacaCTAGCTTTGTCAAAGGTCATATCCAATTCATATTCCATCTCATCCAAAATAGAGAACTTCCATTACAATGTGGCATCTTTCACTAAAGCATTAACCTGCAGATAGTGACATCTTGCACTTACTCCTTCCTGGACCAATCCCCACTCTTCCCACCAGTTTTACTCTCGAGTCGTATATCGGTGATCTGTATAGATTTGGAGGCAGCTTTGCACATATCATAGACTGTTAGGCCAGCAACACTCACTGCTGTCATTGCTTCCATCTCAACCCCAGTTTTCCCTGTTGAACTGGCTTCTGCCTCAATATCCACACTGTAATCCTTGGGATTTAGTGTCAGATCGACACGAACATGGGTCAGTGGTATGTTGTGGCATAGTGGGATGAGACTACTTGTGTGCTTTGCTCCACTTATTCCAGCAAGTTTTGCCACACTGAGGACATCACCCTTGGCCATCTGGTTAGCTAAGACCAAATCAAACACCTGCTTTCCAAGAATTACCTTGCCACTAGAAATGGCAGTTCTCTTACTGCTTTCTTTGGGAGAAACATCCACCATTTGGGCTTCCCCTTTATTGCCAATGTGGGTTAGGCCAAGTTCACTGTCGCCTT
Above is a window of Prunus persica cultivar Lovell chromosome G2, Prunus_persica_NCBIv2, whole genome shotgun sequence DNA encoding:
- the LOC18787178 gene encoding aspartyl protease family protein 2, whose translation is MEGKSKLGLLFFSVTAIFLSLTTALEHQTLVLNPLPNPPTLSWPESVSETVQPDPTTSTDPNTLSVQLHHLDALSLNKTPSQLFNLRLQRDAVRVKTLSSIAAAAASPNRTARGGRVPIRGFSSSVVSGLAQGSGEYFTRLGVGTPPKYVYMVLDTGSDVVWLQCAPCKRCYSQTDPVFDPRKSGTFSTIPCGSPLCRKLDSSGCKARKTCLYQVSYGDGSFTVGDFSTETLTFRGTKVGRVALGCGHDNEGLFVGAAGLLGLGRGKLSFPTQTGVRFNKKFSYCLVDRSASSKPSSVVFGDSAVSRTARFTPLIANPKLDTFYYVELIGISVGGTRVRGITASLFKLDPAGNGGVILDSGTSVTRLTRVAYNSLRDAFRAGTSGLKRAPEFSLFDTCFDLSGKSEVKVPTVVLHFRNADVSLPATNYLIPVDSSGSFCFAFAGTMGGLSIIGNIQQQGFRVVYDLASSRVGFAPRGCA
- the LOC18784591 gene encoding cyclic pyranopterin monophosphate synthase, mitochondrial, with protein sequence MFLRRLAVASSRSRRFLSCNSSHDLARTIAELNKEMESVFGEPPANGPASSPSNDFMPQEPQLAPQEKGDSELGLTHIGNKGEAQMVDVSPKESSKRTAISSGKVILGKQVFDLVLANQMAKGDVLSVAKLAGISGAKHTSSLIPLCHNIPLTHVRVDLTLNPKDYSVDIEAEASSTGKTGVEMEAMTAVSVAGLTVYDMCKAASKSIQITDIRLESKTGGKSGDWSRKE